From the genome of uncultured Methanobacterium sp.:
CCATCCTGGAACTTGGCCAGGAAATACCCGTACTGGGCGTTTGCCTCGGACATCAGGGAATTTTCACAGCCTTTGGTGGTGAAATCACCCGTACAGAACCAGTCCACGGGAAAAAGAGTCTGATTCATCATCAAAATACAGGCATGTTCCAAGGTGTTAAAAGCCCACTCCAGGCAGCAAGGTATCACTCCCTGGTCTGCAAAAGGGACAGTACACCACCTTCCATGGACATACTAGCTGAAACAGATGATGGGATGATAATGGCAATTAAACACCATGATTATCCCATATTTGGCCTCCAATTCCACCCAGAGTCCATTGGAACTGGTGATGGTCGGAGGATCATGAAAAATTTTCTGGAGATGGAAGTTTCATGAAATTCGCTGACATAATCCGAGAAAGGGAAAGGTTGCTGGAGATAAGGAAAAAATATCAACCACTGGCTGAACTTAAAGAAAACATTAAACGGATTAAGCTTCGAACAGATTTTAAAAAATCACTAATTAAAGAAGATGATGTTTCTATTATCTGCGAGTACAAACCAGCATCCCCTTCCCTTGGCAAAATCAGCCAGCTTACAGTGGGTGATGTGGTTCCCCTGTTTGAGGAAGGAGGGGCCAGTGCAGTGAGTGTGCTGACTGAAGAATCATATTTTAAAAGCAACATTGACAATCTGAAACTGGCCTGCAGAATAACCCGACTTCCCCTACTTCGCAAGGATTTCATCCTGGATCCCTATCAGATCTACGAAGCCCGGGCCTACGGTGCAAGTGCAGTTCTTTTAATGGCCGACATATATCCAGATCTGAAGGAAGGGATTGAAATATGCAAATACCTGGATATGTATGCCCTGGTGGAATGTAAAAACCCTGAAGAAATAGAAAAAGCCGTTAAAGCCGGAGCAGAAGTAATAGGGATAAACAATAGGGACTTCAATGATTTTAAGATTGATCTAGGGAGAACCGAAAAACTGGCCAGTTACGTGCCCTCAAATATCACCCTGGTATCAGAAAGTGGAGTTCAAAGCCCGGAAGATGTGAATTTCCTATCTAAACTGGGCGTAGATGCCCTTCTGGTGGGAAGCAGTATTATGAAATCTTCCCATATCCTGGAAAAAGTTAACAGCCTGGTACTTGCAGGGAAAAATTCCAAAACCCCAAGACAAAAGAGATGATTAGAAACCAGAATATCAAAGGGATAATTAAGGATACGAAAGGTTAAGGACATGAATATTAAAATCTGTGGAATACGCCGAAAAGAAGACCTTTCAACTTGTTTAAAAGCTGGCGCAGACTTAATGGGATTTATCAACATCAAAAGATCCAAAAGAATGGTTGAAATTCAAGACATCAAAGAATTAACCTCATTTATGAAGGATAAAACGAAGGCGGTGCTTGTAATTGAGCCCAAAAATATGGCGGATGCCAAGGAAAGGATAGATAAAACAGGATTGAAGAATATACAACTCCATTCCCTCTCGGCTGGTGAGATAGATAGGTTGAAAAAAGATTATCAACTAAACAGGGCAACAGAGGAAAATCAACAAATTAGGGAAGAACATATGATTGAAGATAATAACGGGGATTTAACAGTTACCAGGGCCCTGGGATTATCAGAAGTAATGTATCCTGAAAAAATTAAGGAAATTCAAGATTTTGCCAACATCTGCGATTATATTCTCTTTGATTACGAAGTTAAAGGGAAAACAGGTGGAACTGGAAGATGTATCCCCACAAAAACAGCTATTGAAGCTGCAAAAATTGCAAAGGATGTCAACTCTAATTTAAAACTATTCCTGGCCGGAGGAATGGATAAAAAAAGGATTGAAGAGGAATCAGAGACCCTGGAAAAATTCTTTGACTTTGTGGATGTTAACTCCGGAGTGGAAGATGAACCCGGGGTTAAAAATGCTGCTAAAATAATGGAATTAATGAAAATCAAGGAATTGAAAAATTAAGGAATTAAATTAAATAATTACATAAACAGGACAATTAAATCAAATATATTTCAATGAACAAACTTGAAATATTTTAATGATTAAAATAAAGATAAATTAACGATTTAAATGGGAATTAAAATCTAATTAATTCTTTAAATTGAAATGGTGATTTAATGATAAATGATGGAAAATTTGGTAAATATGGGGGAATATTCGTTCCAGAACTCCTTATACCTGCCCTGGAGGAGCTGGAGAAGGCCTTCCTGAAATACAAGGATGATGAAAAATTCAACCAGGAACTTGATTACTACTTAAAGGAATTCGCAGGACGACCCACTGCCCTGTACTATGCCCGTAATCTTTCAGAAAAATTGGGATGTAAAATATACCTTAAAAGAGAGGATATGCTCCACACTGGAGCTCATAAAATAAACAATACAATAGGGCAGGGACTTCTAGCCAAATATATGGGTAAAACTAGATTAATCGCTGAAACTGGTGCTGGTCAACATGGTATTGCCACTGCAGTGGTGGGATCCCTACTGGGAATTCCAGTAGAAGTTTACATGGGAACAAACGATGTGGAAAGACAGAAATTGAATGTCCTGAGAATGGAACTATCCGGGGCCAAGGTTTTACCGGTTGATGCTGGTTCACGCACCCTGAAAGATGCTATAAATGATGCTTTCCGGGACTGGACTTCCAGTGTGGAACATACCCATTACCTGATCGGTACCACCATGGGCCCCCACCCCTACCCCACCATGGTTAAACACTTCCAGAGCGTGATTGGCAGGGAAGCCCGGGCTGAAATCCTTGAAAAAGAGGGTGAACTTCCAGATGCAGTTATTGCCTGTGTTGGCGGAGGTAGTAATTCTATAGGAATCTTTTCAGGATTCGTGGATGATGAGGCAGTTGAACTCATTGGAGTTGAAGGAGGAGGAGATGGAATCAAAACCCCCAGAACCGGTGCAACCTTATGTAAAGGTACCGAAGGCGTGCTCCATGGATCATTCTCATATGTGCTCCAGAATAACGATGGTCAAATATCTGAAGCCTACTCAGTATCCGCAGGCCTGGACTACCCTGGAGTAGGTCCAGAACATGCCTACCTCCACAGCAGTGGCAGGGCAAATTACGTTGCAGTAACTGATAAAGAAGCCCTCCGTGGTTTTGAACTGCTCTCCAAATATGAAGGTATTATCCCTGCCCTTGAAAGTTCCCATGCTGTTGCTTACATGGAGAAATATGCTAAGATGCCTGAAAATAAGGGTAAAACCATTGTGGTTAACCTTTCCGGACGAGGAGACAAGGATATGTTTTTAGTTGCCAGTGAACTGGGGGTGGACTTATGAATACAAAAGAAGCAGAAAGCTACCAGGATATGTTTGCCCGGGTTAAATCCAAAAATGAGGGTGCTTTCATTCCATTTATAGTGGCGGGAGACCCTGACTTTGACACCTCCCTGGAGATAGTGAAAACCTTCGTGGAAAATGGTGCTGATGCCCTGGAGATAGGATTTGCTTTCAGTGACCCGGTTGCTGATGGTCCCACAGTTCAGGATTCCGATTTAAGGGCACTTAAATCTGGTATGACCACCAAGAGGGGATTTGAATTTATCAAAAAAATCAGAGAATTCACACCCATACCCATTGGCCTGCTGGTGTACTACAACCTGATTTACAAGATGGGTGTTAACCAGTTCTATGAAGCTGCCTTTGAAAGTGGAGTGAACGCTATTTTAGCAGCAGATTTACCCCCTGAAGAATCAGAAGATGCGATTTGTGCCTCCAAAGAGTATGGGGTTCAGCAGATCTTCATGGCTGCCCAGACTACCAGCAATGAAAGGTTGGAAAAAATTTCCAAACTCTGTGATGGATTTCTGTACGTGGTGGCAGTTATGGGAGTTACTGGAGCAAGAGGGAATCTCCAGACAAGTTCTGTAGACCTTATTAAGAGGGTAAGAAGTCATACCGACCTTCCACTGAGTGTTGGTTTTGGTATTTCCAAACCAGAACACGTTGCCAGTGTGATCAGTGCCGGGGCAGATGGAGCCATTGTGGCCAGTGCCATACTGGATCTCGTAACTGAAAATCTAGAGGATAAAAAGATAATGCTGGATGAAATTGGGTCTTTCTGTCGCGACCTCAAGGAAGCAACCCGGAAGTAAATTACAGTAATATGAAGGTTATGGTTCAATGATTGCAGAATGTTTAAGTAAGGTAACCTCCAGGCAGGATCTAAGTGAAGATGAAGCTTATGAGTGTATGGTGGAAATGATGGGTGGTCAGTCAAGTGATATGGAGATGGCTGCATTTCTATCGGCACTGGCCACTAAAGGTGAAGTTGTTGATGAGATAACCGGATTTGTTAAGGCCATGCGTGAGTTTTCCATCAAGGTGTCCCCCCAGTTGGACGAACCACTGGTTGACACCTGCGGTACTGGGGGAGATAGCTTTAAAACATTTAATATCAGCACCATTGCCACCCTAATTGCAGCAGCATCTGGTGTTCCCATTGCCAAACATGGAAACCGTGCTATAAGCAGTAAATGTGGTGGTGCGGATATTTTGGAGGCCATGGGAGTGAATATAAATTGTGATGCAGCTGGTGTGGAGTTTTGCCTGGAAAATGCAGGGATAGGGTTCATGTTTGCCCCTAACTTCCATCCCGCCATGAAACAGGTTATGCCTGTACGCAGACAGCTGGGTATTCGCACGGTTTTCAATATTTTAGGACCATTAACTTCCCCAGCCAGTGCAGATATCCATCTCATGGGTGTTTTCCATCCAGACTACGTGGAGTTAATTGCCCAGGTCCTCAAAAATTTAGGAGTTAAAAGGGCCATGGTAATGCATGGTTTTGATGAAGCGGGCCACCCAGCCCTGGATGAAATTTCCCTCATTGGCAAAACTACCGCCGCAATTCTGGATAATGGTAAAATAGAAGTCCTTCAAATTTATCCAGAAGATTTTGGGCTTCAAACAGTTGACAAAGATTTGATCCGGGCTCAGGATACTCTTTCAGAAAACCTGGAGATTGCAATGGAAGTTCTGGAGGGGAAAATGGAAAATCCTGCTCAGAAGGCAAGGATGGATATCTGTCTAGCCAATGCAGGGGCTATCCTTTTCCTGGCAGGCAAGGCCCGTGACCTTAAAGAGGGAGTGGAGTTAGCCCGAGAAAACATCCATAACGGATATGCCCTGGAAAAATTGCAGGAGTTTGTGAGAGTTAGCAATGATTCAGAGCAATCTAAAGCAACAAATCACAACAGTGTCTAGTTAAATAAAAAGTAAACTAATGATTTGAGAAAAAAGAATTTGTTATAATGAAACATTAAAAAAAAAGAATTGAAAAAGGGAGAAAAGAGAAAAAGGGATTTAAAAGGAGAGATTGGAAAAGAGGAAATTGAAAAGAGGAAATAAAAAAAATAAAAAAATTTTACTGGATTTTCTGACTGCCTATACGGATAGCGTTGAGTATAACTGCCAGGCTAAGGCCCATATCTCCAATTCCCACCGCCATCCACAGTGTCACCAAACCCAACACTGCCATGATGGCAAAGGAACTTTTAACCAGTATGGAGAGTGCCACATTCTGCTGCACCACACCCATTGTCTTCTGGCTCAGTTTTAAAAGATATTCCAGTTTGGACAGATCATCATGCATCAGGGCCACATCTGCAGTTTCAATGGCCACATCTGAACCTGCGGCACCCATGGCAATTCCTATATTGGCCCTTGCCAGGGCAGGTGCATCGTTAACACCATCACCCACCATGGCCACATGCCCATAGTGCTCAACCAGTTCATCTATCTTACTAACTTTATCCTCTGGCAGGAGACTGTGGTAATATTCATCCAGACCTAACTGGGATGCCACCCTCCGGGCAGTGCCCTCATTATCACCAGTGAGCATGACCGTCCTGATACCATTGTTTTTAAGGAATTTGACAGTTTCTGAGGCATCATCCCTGATGCGATCCATCAAAACCATTAACCCCAGAACCTCCTGTTTGGTTCCCAGCAAGATGGTGGTTTTACCTTCAGTCTCATATCCACTTATTTTCTCCAGAATATCGTTATTCTCCAGAATATCATTATCCTGAGATTCCCTTTCATTTATAATACCTGAATTTTTAAAGAGGGTTTTATTTCCCACATAGAATGTTTTTCCCCTGATCTCACCTTTTAAACCGGTCCCGGTGATGGATTTGAAGTTATGAACCTCTTCCAGTTTTAATCCTTCATCTGTTGCTTTTTGGAGTATGGCTCTGGCCAGGGGATGTTTGGAATGTGATTCCAGGGACGCAGCTAATTGTAAAATATCCTCTTGGGAATTGTCATTGAAGCTGATGATATTTGCCACTTCCAGGCGACCTTCGGTTAAGGTTCCTGTTTTATCAAAGACCATTGCCTTTACATTCTTCATTTCCTCCACGTATTCTCCGCCTTTTATTAGAACACCGTTTTTTGTGGCAGCGGTGATCCCGGAAACCATGGAAACTGGGGTGGATATTGCCAGTGCACAGGGGCAGGATACCACCAGCAAAACCAGGGCCCGGTAGAACCATTCATCAAAAGACATGTTCAGGAAGAATGGAGGTATTAATGCCACTAATACCGCGGTAAAGATAACTGTGGGAGTGTAATATGTGGCAAAGCGGTCAATGAATGCTTCTGTTTTTGATTTTTTATTTTTAGATTCACGAACCAGTTCTATTATTCGGGATATAATGGTTTCATCTGACTTTCTGGTTACCCTTATTTCCAGGTAGCCTTCAGTGTTGATTGAACCTGCAAAGACCTCATCACCCTCTTTTTTGGTGACGGGCATGCTTTCCCCGGTTATGGGAGATTGATCCACTGCCGATACACCCTTGACCACCAATCCATCCAGAGGTACCTTGTCACCAGGACGGACCACCATTTTCTCATCCAACTTCACGGCATGTGTATGGATTTCAAGTTCCTGGCCATTTCTAATGACATGTGCAGTGTCAGGTGCTAGTTTAAGGAGGGCTGCTATTGAGCTGCGTGCTCTTTCACTGGCATAGTCCTCCAGAAACTCAGCCACATAGAACAGGAACATCACTGCAGCACCTTCTTCACCATGACCAATCAAAAATGCCCCAGCAGCTGCAATGGTTATGAGCAAGTTCATGTTGAAACGGAGCTTCAACAAACCTTTAAATGCCCCTTTAATTATTTCAAAACCAGCCACTACCACCACAGCCAGGAATGCAACCTCAGCAAGGAGCCCCTGGTTCAGGAAATTTTCAAGTATTATTCCCACTGCAAAGATTACAGCAGAGGTAATAATGATTAATAAAGGTTTATACTTCCACCGGGGCTGTTTTTCCTCAAACAGGTCCCCTCCACAGCAGCTACAAGTATCGGGTGAATTTTCGTCTTCTGTACATTGCTTAGAATTTTGCTTAGAGTTATGCTGATGATTGTGCGGAGAGTTATGCTGATGATTATGTTGATTGTCTTTTGACATAGGAAATTCCTCTATTTTTTTAGATTACCTACAGATTTTACTTACACCAAATATATTTCTTAGAAAGTATGTTCATATGAATAGATGTTCAATTGAACATATAAATGTTGGGGTCCCTCAACAACAACCCAATCATATAAACCGCAACTCCAGATCAACATCAATCCAATCAGATCACAACAGTCAATTGATCCTAAAGTCATTCAGATCATAACAATCAGCCAGCATTCTGTAATAATCAACCAAAAATATTAATGCAATGCGAATTTAATTTCAATGTGGATGCCGGGATAGTCTAGTCAGGTAAGGCGTAGGATTCGAAATCCTATGAGCGATGCTCACCCTGGGTTCAAATCCCAGTCCCGGCGCTGAAATTAAATGTTATCATATATTTTTAAAGTAATGAATATTTTTAAAATAATTCTTTTTCCAACTGTCATTTCTTTAAAAAATGGTTTTTAATTAACAAAAGCATTAAATTGATGATGAAAATGGCACACAATAGCAATATTAATATAGAATAAAAAAATAATACAGAAATTCACCTAAATAATTATGCAAAACACTCATCCCCAGTATTTATGCAAGCACTCCCAAGTTCCATATGTAAATTCCAATGTGTATAAAAATATATGAAAACAATTAAAGCCATTATTTCATTGAATGAATATTGGTAATTAACAGCGGTTCTGAATAAGATGGATCGAATAACCTTTTTAGATAACGCCCATCAGGGAAAAAACAACTGGTGGAGATACCTTCTGACCAGCACTGTAGCCTGGATAGGGCCATTCATACTGATTTTAATAGTCTTAATTCCATTTATCATCCTGAGTCATCCTGTTATAATGGATATAAACCCTACTAACGTGGAAAATACCTTAAACCCCTTTATTTTAATGGTAATGCTCGGGGTTTATTACACCCTTTCTTTCGTACTATTTTATCTTTGTTCTCGTTTTATCCATGGCAAAACCATTAAAAAAATGATTACCACTGTTTCCAAGTTTAACTGGAAGAATGTGTTAAAGGGAGCTGGTCTCTGGTCCATTATCATCGGGGCTTCCCTGGTGGTG
Proteins encoded in this window:
- the trpB gene encoding tryptophan synthase subunit beta translates to MINDGKFGKYGGIFVPELLIPALEELEKAFLKYKDDEKFNQELDYYLKEFAGRPTALYYARNLSEKLGCKIYLKREDMLHTGAHKINNTIGQGLLAKYMGKTRLIAETGAGQHGIATAVVGSLLGIPVEVYMGTNDVERQKLNVLRMELSGAKVLPVDAGSRTLKDAINDAFRDWTSSVEHTHYLIGTTMGPHPYPTMVKHFQSVIGREARAEILEKEGELPDAVIACVGGGSNSIGIFSGFVDDEAVELIGVEGGGDGIKTPRTGATLCKGTEGVLHGSFSYVLQNNDGQISEAYSVSAGLDYPGVGPEHAYLHSSGRANYVAVTDKEALRGFELLSKYEGIIPALESSHAVAYMEKYAKMPENKGKTIVVNLSGRGDKDMFLVASELGVDL
- the trpD gene encoding anthranilate phosphoribosyltransferase, with the protein product MIAECLSKVTSRQDLSEDEAYECMVEMMGGQSSDMEMAAFLSALATKGEVVDEITGFVKAMREFSIKVSPQLDEPLVDTCGTGGDSFKTFNISTIATLIAAASGVPIAKHGNRAISSKCGGADILEAMGVNINCDAAGVEFCLENAGIGFMFAPNFHPAMKQVMPVRRQLGIRTVFNILGPLTSPASADIHLMGVFHPDYVELIAQVLKNLGVKRAMVMHGFDEAGHPALDEISLIGKTTAAILDNGKIEVLQIYPEDFGLQTVDKDLIRAQDTLSENLEIAMEVLEGKMENPAQKARMDICLANAGAILFLAGKARDLKEGVELARENIHNGYALEKLQEFVRVSNDSEQSKATNHNSV
- a CDS encoding aminodeoxychorismate/anthranilate synthase component II, with product MILIIDNYDSFTYNLYQLVGEFEKNIQVFRNDEITVEEIKNLQPDRIIISPGPGNPENERDFGVSRDTILELGQEIPVLGVCLGHQGIFTAFGGEITRTEPVHGKKSLIHHQNTGMFQGVKSPLQAARYHSLVCKRDSTPPSMDILAETDDGMIMAIKHHDYPIFGLQFHPESIGTGDGRRIMKNFLEMEVS
- the trpA gene encoding tryptophan synthase subunit alpha, with amino-acid sequence MNTKEAESYQDMFARVKSKNEGAFIPFIVAGDPDFDTSLEIVKTFVENGADALEIGFAFSDPVADGPTVQDSDLRALKSGMTTKRGFEFIKKIREFTPIPIGLLVYYNLIYKMGVNQFYEAAFESGVNAILAADLPPEESEDAICASKEYGVQQIFMAAQTTSNERLEKISKLCDGFLYVVAVMGVTGARGNLQTSSVDLIKRVRSHTDLPLSVGFGISKPEHVASVISAGADGAIVASAILDLVTENLEDKKIMLDEIGSFCRDLKEATRK
- a CDS encoding indole-3-glycerol-phosphate synthase encodes the protein MKFADIIRERERLLEIRKKYQPLAELKENIKRIKLRTDFKKSLIKEDDVSIICEYKPASPSLGKISQLTVGDVVPLFEEGGASAVSVLTEESYFKSNIDNLKLACRITRLPLLRKDFILDPYQIYEARAYGASAVLLMADIYPDLKEGIEICKYLDMYALVECKNPEEIEKAVKAGAEVIGINNRDFNDFKIDLGRTEKLASYVPSNITLVSESGVQSPEDVNFLSKLGVDALLVGSSIMKSSHILEKVNSLVLAGKNSKTPRQKR
- a CDS encoding phosphoribosylanthranilate isomerase, which codes for MNIKICGIRRKEDLSTCLKAGADLMGFINIKRSKRMVEIQDIKELTSFMKDKTKAVLVIEPKNMADAKERIDKTGLKNIQLHSLSAGEIDRLKKDYQLNRATEENQQIREEHMIEDNNGDLTVTRALGLSEVMYPEKIKEIQDFANICDYILFDYEVKGKTGGTGRCIPTKTAIEAAKIAKDVNSNLKLFLAGGMDKKRIEEESETLEKFFDFVDVNSGVEDEPGVKNAAKIMELMKIKELKN
- a CDS encoding cation-translocating P-type ATPase codes for the protein MSKDNQHNHQHNSPHNHQHNSKQNSKQCTEDENSPDTCSCCGGDLFEEKQPRWKYKPLLIIITSAVIFAVGIILENFLNQGLLAEVAFLAVVVVAGFEIIKGAFKGLLKLRFNMNLLITIAAAGAFLIGHGEEGAAVMFLFYVAEFLEDYASERARSSIAALLKLAPDTAHVIRNGQELEIHTHAVKLDEKMVVRPGDKVPLDGLVVKGVSAVDQSPITGESMPVTKKEGDEVFAGSINTEGYLEIRVTRKSDETIISRIIELVRESKNKKSKTEAFIDRFATYYTPTVIFTAVLVALIPPFFLNMSFDEWFYRALVLLVVSCPCALAISTPVSMVSGITAATKNGVLIKGGEYVEEMKNVKAMVFDKTGTLTEGRLEVANIISFNDNSQEDILQLAASLESHSKHPLARAILQKATDEGLKLEEVHNFKSITGTGLKGEIRGKTFYVGNKTLFKNSGIINERESQDNDILENNDILEKISGYETEGKTTILLGTKQEVLGLMVLMDRIRDDASETVKFLKNNGIRTVMLTGDNEGTARRVASQLGLDEYYHSLLPEDKVSKIDELVEHYGHVAMVGDGVNDAPALARANIGIAMGAAGSDVAIETADVALMHDDLSKLEYLLKLSQKTMGVVQQNVALSILVKSSFAIMAVLGLVTLWMAVGIGDMGLSLAVILNAIRIGSQKIQ